The Deltaproteobacteria bacterium region CTTCTGCCCGCCCAGTAGGTGTCGTAGAGATAACTCCTCAGCACGCCGCGCTCGATGACGCAGGTGGTGCGCCGCGCCACACCCTCGGCGTCGCGGAGCGAGCTGTTCCACCCGCCCCGCAGAAGCCCGTCGTCCCGGATGCTCACCGCTTCGGAGACCACCTTCTCGCCGAGCCTCCCGGCCAGCATGGAGCGGCCCTTGCACACGTTGTCGGCCAGCACCGACGAGGCCAGGGCCTCGACGAGCTCAAGGGCCACGAGGTTTTCAAGCACCGCCGGAGAGCGCACCGTCTCGATCCGCCCGGCGCCGAGCATGGAGACGGCCCGCTCGGCCGCCGCGCGGCCCACCCGGCGTGGATCGACGTCGGCCATCGAGTGGCCCATCATGACCTCCCAGCCCATCTCGCTCGAGCCGTCCGCCTCGGCCACGGCCATGACGCTGGCCGAACAGTAGGTGGCGCGATGGGTTACGTCCACGCCCTTCGAGTTGACCACCCTGTGGCCCTGGACCGACTCGCTGAACGACGCCGACCGAACCTTCGTGATCCTCCGGTCGTGGCTTCTCGCCGCCTCCTCCACGGCCACGGCGGCCCCTATCTTCTCATCCTCCGGCAACTCCAAAAGCGACGGGTCGTAGACGAGAAGATCGCCTGCGTCAAGGCCGGACCCGCCGCGACCGGGCTCCGGAAAGCCCAGGGCCTCGTCGGCCGTGGCAAGCCCGCTCCCCTCGACGGCGCTATCCACCATGGCCTCGAGCGCCGCCTTCTCCAAGACATTGGTGAAGCTGAAACCGAGCCTCGACGCCTTGAGCGTGCGCACCCCCACGCCGGCGCCGCTCTTCACCTTGAAGAAATCGACCTTCCCGTCCTTGCTCTCCACATTCACGCCCCTGTGGGCCGAGAAGTATATCTCGTAGTCGTCCACCCTGCCCCGCAAAAACCCCTCCACAGCCTCCACAACCCCCTCGGCCCCGGCACGCTCCAGTATGTCCACTCCACTTCCTCCTCGACAAGTATGTTCCCGATGATCGGCCGGGGGAAACTTTCTGAAGAAGGGCCACAGGCCCACGTTTCCCTCAGGCGATATCTATGATCACGGCGTTTTCGTCGCAGTTGGGGAACTTGACGCACCTTATGCACTCGCCCCATATTTTGTGGGGGAGGTCTTCCTTTGCGACCGGCCTGAAGCCGAGCTTTTCGAAGAAGGCCGTCCTGTAGGTGAGGGCGAAGACCCTTTTGAGTCCCAGCGAGCGCGCCTCTTCGAGGCAGGCCGTTACGAGCGAGCGGCCCACGCCGCTTCCGAAGCGCTCTTCCTTAACCGCCAGGGTCCTGATCTCGCCGAGTTCCTCGGAGCAGACGTGGAGGGCGCAGAGGCCGACGAGTTCCTCTCCGTCACGACAGACGAAGAAGTCGCGCAGGTTGTCGTATATCTCGGAGAGCGGTCTGGGGAGCATGTCGCCCCTGCGGGCGAATGTCTCCACCAGGGCCGCCATCTCCTTTACGTCTCCTGTGACGGCCTTCCTTATCACGTCTTCTCCGCCGCCGCGCCGTCGATGAGCTCCCTTGCGTGGTCCATTACCGCTCCCGAAGTCCGTGCTCCTCCGAGCATGCGCGCAAGCGCCTCTACGCGGCGCTCGCCAGTCACGACCTCCACGGTCGTGACGGTCCGCCCCGACGGCCGGCGTCCCTTGGAGACGCAGAAGTGCCTGTCCGCCAGGGCCGCGATCTGCGGCAGATGGGTGATGCAGAGCACCTGCCGCCCGCCGGCGTCGGCCACCTCGCGCAGCTTCCCGCCCACGGCCCGGGCCGTCGTTCCGCCTATGCCCGCGTCCACCTCGTCGAAGACCAGTGTGGGCACCGACCCGGCCGCGCCGAGGCGCTTCATGGCGAGCATTATCCTCGAAAGCTCTCCGCCCGAGGCTACGCGGTCGAGGGGCTTTAGCTCCTCGCCCGCGTTGGTCGCTATGAGGAAGCGGACCCTGTCGACGCCCGAGGCCGAAAGGCGCGAGGGGTCGGAGTCAATCTCCACGCGGAAGGCGCAGCCCTCCATGCCGAGGTCGGCCATCTCGCCCACAAGGCTCTCTTCCAGGCGCGCCGCGGCGGCGCGCCTGGCCTTCGACAGCTCCCCGGCCGCCTCGAGGGC contains the following coding sequences:
- a CDS encoding TldD/PmbA family protein, yielding MDILERAGAEGVVEAVEGFLRGRVDDYEIYFSAHRGVNVESKDGKVDFFKVKSGAGVGVRTLKASRLGFSFTNVLEKAALEAMVDSAVEGSGLATADEALGFPEPGRGGSGLDAGDLLVYDPSLLELPEDEKIGAAVAVEEAARSHDRRITKVRSASFSESVQGHRVVNSKGVDVTHRATYCSASVMAVAEADGSSEMGWEVMMGHSMADVDPRRVGRAAAERAVSMLGAGRIETVRSPAVLENLVALELVEALASSVLADNVCKGRSMLAGRLGEKVVSEAVSIRDDGLLRGGWNSSLRDAEGVARRTTCVIERGVLRSYLYDTYWAGRSGAESTGNASRSGYGSVPAVALSNVYVEAGDLPLDALIAEMGEGLFITELMGVHTIDRVSGDFSIGAGGFRVEGGRVGRPVRGMAVAGNLLELFSRVERTGSDLRFMGAVGAPSILLGRIDASGT
- a CDS encoding N-acetyltransferase, which codes for MIRKAVTGDVKEMAALVETFARRGDMLPRPLSEIYDNLRDFFVCRDGEELVGLCALHVCSEELGEIRTLAVKEERFGSGVGRSLVTACLEEARSLGLKRVFALTYRTAFFEKLGFRPVAKEDLPHKIWGECIRCVKFPNCDENAVIIDIA